The window GCGCCCGCGAAGCCGTCGGCGTCCAGGTCGACGAGCCACATGCTCTTGCGGTGGGCGGCCTCGGAGAAGGAGTACGGCAGCGGGGAGCCGGAGTAGCGCACGCGCTCGGTGATGGTCTGACAGCCGTGCAGATGCCCCAGGGCGGTGTAGTCGACGCCGACGAAGACGCCCGCGGGGACGGCGGCGACCCCGCCGACGGTGATGTCCCGTTCACTGTCGCTGGGCTCGCCGCCGGTGACGAAGGCGTGCGCGAGGACGACGGAGCGGGTGCCACGCGCACGCGTGGCGAGGTCGGCGCGGACCCGGTCCATGGCGGCGCCGAGCACCGCCTCGTGGCCTGCGCCGTCGACCGCGAACTCGTCCTTGACCAGGGCGGGTTCGAGGTAGGGCAGACCGTAGAGAGCGACCTCGCCGTGCGTGTCCGTGAGGACCACCGGGGTCCCGCACGCCGACGGTTCGGTGCGCAGGTGGATGCCCGCCCGGTCGATCAGCCGCGCGCCGACGCCGAGACGGCGGGCCGAGTCGTGGTTCCCGGAGATCATCACCGTGGGCACGCCGAGGCCGGCGAGCCGGTGCAGGGCGTCGTCGAAAAGCTCGACCGCTGCCAGCGGGGGCACCGCACGGTCGTACACGTCTCCCGACACGACCACCACGTCGACGTCGCGCTCGCGCACCGTCGTGACGAGGTGGCCAATGAACTCGGCCTGGGCGTCGAGCATGTTCACGCGGTGGAACGCCCGGCCCAGATGCCAGTCGGAAGTGTGCAGGAGCCTCATGGTCCTCGAAGACTAACGGCCGGGTCTGACATCACGGGCGGATACTTCCGTATCGACCATCACACACGACGCGATACCGGACGATTGGTGCGGTATGCCCGATGTTTCACGCATCTCCGTAGGCCTCGCCGCCCAGTTCGAACCCGGCGGTCCCGGCCGTGGCGTCCGCGAGCCATGCCCGGAAGGCGTCCACGTCGGCGTCCGGCAGGCCGATCTCCAGGGTGACGGCCTCGCCGTAGCGCACGTCGCGCACCTCGCGCCCGGTGGACCTGAGGTCGTTCTGCACCTTGCCGGCCCGCTGGTGGTCCACGGTCACGGTGGCGATGCGGAACCTGCGGCGGGTACGGGTGCCGAGCGTGTCCAGGGCCTCGCCCACGGCTCCGCCGTAGGCCCGGATGAGGCCGCCCGCGCCGAGCTTGACGCCACCGTAGTAACGGGTGACGACGGCGACGACGTACCGCATGTCGCGGCGCAGCAGCATCTGGAGCATGGGGACGCCCGCGGTACCGCCCGGCTCGCCGTCGTCGCTCGCCTTCTGGATCCCGGCGTCGGCGCCGATGACGTACGCCCAGCAGTTGTGCGTGGCGTCGGCGTGCTCCTTGCGGACGGCGGCGACGAAGTCCTGGGCCTCCCGCTCGGTGGCCGCCGGGGCGAGAGCGCACAGGAAGCGCGAGCGGTTGATCTCGGTCTCGTGCACGCCCGTGCGTGCGACTGTGCGGTACTCGTCCTGCATCGGTCCAGCCTATGCGGCGCCGGAGCCGGTGCCGCAGGAGGGTTCACTCCGGACGTCCGGGGGAAGGCGCGGCCGCCGGCACACGTACGCGGTTCAGCGCCGCTTCTTGGTGCCCCTGGGCACGGTCAGCTCCGTCAGGAGGGCGGCGCCCGGGGCGAGGGACGGCCAGCCGGGGCCGTACCAGGACAGGACGGCGATCGCGGAGGTCGGGAACTTCGTCCGGAGGCGCTCCAGCGTGTCGTCCAGACCGTCGCCGGCCAGTTCCAGGACCAGGTCCTCCAGGCCCGGGTTGTGGCCGATCAGCAGCAGCGTCTCCACCTCTGGCGGCGCCTCGCGCACGGCGGCGAGCAGCTCGGGCACGTCGGCGGCGTACAGCCGGCGGTCGTGGCGCACCGGCGGCGGGGTGCCCCACTGGGCGGAGGCCAGGTCCCAGGTCTGCCGGGCGCGCAGCGCTGTGGAGCACAGCGCGAGGTCCGGAAGGCAGTCGGCCTCGGCGAGCGCGCGGCCCGCCGCGGGCGCGTCCCGGCGGCCGCGGGGAGCGAGGGGACGGTCGTGGTCGGCGACGCCCTCGGGCCAGGCGGACTTGGCGTGCCGCAGCACCACCAGGCGGCGCAGCGGGCCGGCTCCGGTGCGGGCGATCACGGCGTACGCCCCAGGTCGCGTGCGAGGTCGACGCCGAGCAGCCGGTCCGCGTACGCGTACGTCTCGAAGCGGGCGCCGTCCGCCAGGTCCGGATCGGTGCCGACCCACTCCAGCACCCGCAGGACGGCCGCCACGTCCAGGTCGTCCTCCCAGGCGCCGCGCAGCCGTCCGCGCACCTGGTCGGGGACCGGCCGGGAGGGCCGGCGCGCCCACTCGGCGACCGCCGCGCGCCATCGCGCCAGCTTCTGCCGGGCGTCGTCCAGCGCGGCCTCGTCCAGCCGCACGGGCCGGGTGTGGCGGCGAGTGAGCAGCGCCAGGCGCCAGACGGCGGGGTCGTCGTCGTGCGCGGGGACGGACGGTACGGCCGCGTCGACGGGCGCGACGGCGACGCGGACTCCCCCGGCCGCGGTGTCGGCGCCCTCGGCGGCCACATGGACGACCTGGGCCTTGCCCGGAGCGATGCCGACGCCGCGGCCGTCCTCGAAGGGGCGGATGCCGAGGGCGGTGGCGGCCGCCCGCAGCTCCTGCTCCTGTTCCCGGCCACCGGACAGCAGCGGCCACACGGGCGTGCCGTCCAGTTCGAGGGCGCGGGCGAGGATGTCGGCGACCAGCAGCACGCGCAGACCCGAGGCGTCGCAGCCGGACGCGTGCGCCTCGACACGGGTCAGCCCATGACGGGCGGGGGCGGCGTCCACGGGCTCGCCGGTTCGGGCGTCGATGATGCGCAGCACGGCCCGAGCGTAGGCCGCCGGACGGCCGCGCGCAGTCCGGCGGCGCGCGTTCCGGACACGGCGGCGCGTTCCGCACCGGCCGGGAATCGCCGGGCGGCGCCCGTCGTTGGCCGGACGGAAACCCTTCCCGAGACGAGGAGACCCCTGGTGTACGGCGACGCTGCGACCATCCGGAAGATCCTGACCGAGCACGGTGACACCTGGGCGGTCGTGGGGCTGTCCTCGAACCGCGGCCGGGCCGCGTACGGAGTCGCCGAGGTGCTGCGGCGCTTCGGCAAGCGTGTCGTGCCGGTCCACCCGAAGGCGGAGACGGTGCACGGCGAGCAGGGGTACGCCTCCCTCGCGGACATCCCCTTCGACGTGGACGTGGTCGACGTGTTCGTCAACAGCGATCTCGCCGGCCAGGTCGCCGACGAGGCCGTCGCCAAGGGCGCGGGGGCCGTCTGGTTCCAGCTCGGAGTGATCGACGAGCCCGCCTGCGAACGCACTCGCGCGGCGGGCCTGGACATGGTCATGGACCGCTGCCCGGCCATCGAGATCCCCCGCCTGGGCTGACGCTTCCGAGCGGGCGGCCGGGCGGGGCGCGGACAGCGCCTGTTACTCGGAGATCACCTCCCGCTGGGGCCGCCGAGGTCAGACGCCCAGGCCCTCCAGCACCACCGCGCCCGGGAGTTCCGCGAACGCCTTGCCCGGGACCAGGAGTTTGCCGCGGCGGCGGCCGCTGCCGACCAGGACGTAGGGGAGGTCGACGACGCGGGAGTCGACCAGGAGGGGCCAGGCGTCGGGCAGTCCGATCGGGGTGATGCCGCCGTACTCCATGCCGGTCTCCCCGGTCGCCACCTCCATGGGCGCGAACGAGGCCTTGCGGGCGTCGAGTTGGCGGCGCACGACGCCGTTGACGTCGACGCGCGTGGTGGACAGCACCAGGCAGGCGGCCAGCCGGGTCCCGCCGCCGCGCCGGCCCGCCACGACCACGCAGTTCGCGGAGGTCTCGAGCAGGTCCTGGCCGTAGTGCTCGACGAAGACGGCGGTGTCGGCCAGCTCCGGGTCGGTCTCGACGTACAGGATCTGGTCGGCCGGGACACAGCCGTGCCAGTGGCGTACGGCGTCGGCGACCGGGCGGGTCAGCTCGTCGAGGCAGTCGGGGGCGGGGGTGGCCTGGTCGAAGTTCCCGATGGGTGCGCGCATGACCGCACGCTAACAGCCGCGCAGGGCGGTGCGGCGGGGCGTCTCAGTGCACGGGCGGGACCGACACGGCCATCAGCATGTCCATCGGCTCGGCGCCCGCGTTGGCGTACGTGTGCGGGGTGTCGGCCTCGAAGGAGGCGCTCGCGCCCGCAGGCACGCGGTAGTCCACCGCGTCGACGGTGAGCGTCAGCTCCCCCGCGGTGACGTGCACCAGTTCGACGGTGCCGGTGGGGTGCGGGTCGGAGGGGCTGCCCTCGCCGGGCATCAGGCGCCACTCCCACATCTCCAGCGGACCGGGGGCCTCGGCACCCGCCAGGAGCCGGTTGAAGCTGCCGGCGTCGGTGTGCCACAGGCGGACGGCCTGGTCGGCCGGGACGACGCGGACCCGGGGGCCCTGCTCGTAGTCGAGCAGGGTGGTGATGCTGACGCCGAGCGCGTCGCCGATCTTGACGACGGTGCCGAGGCTGGGGTTGGTGCGGGCCTGCTCGATCTGGATGAGCATGCCGCGGCTGACTCCCGCACGGGCGGCGAGCGTGTCCAGGGTGAAGGCCCGCTCGGTACGCCAGCGTTTGACGTTGCGCGCCAGGGACTGGGTCAGCAGTTCGAGGTCCGACACATTCCGTCCAATATTTTGGATGACAGAGTTTACTTCGCTGAACTACGGTGGGTTGCACCCGATCGTTCACCGAACTGTACTGCGAGGCGCGTCGTGACAGCATTCTTCGCCCTGGCCACCAGCCTCCTGTGGGGTCTGGCCGACTTCGGCGGCGGACTGCTCACCCGGCGCATGCCCGCGCTGACGGTCGTCGTGGTCTCCCAGTCCGTCGCGGCGGCGGTGCTGGGCGTGATCGTCGTCGCCACCGGCGGCTGGAGCGAGGCCGGACCGCGGCTGTGGTTCGCGTTCGCCGCGGGCCTGGTCGGTCCGGTCGCGATGCTCTCCTTCTACAAGGCGCTCGCTCTCGGCCCGATGGGCGTGGTCTCGCCGCTGGCCTCGCTCGGCGTGGCCGTTCCGATCTCCGTCGGCCTGGTGCTGGGCGAGCGGCCGGGACTGCTCCAGGTCGCGGGGATCGCGGTCGCCGTCACCGGGGTGATGCTCGCGGGCGGGCCGCGCCTCGGGGGCGCCGCGGTGCAGCGGCGGGCGATCGGGCTGACCCTGGTCGCGGCCCTCGGCTTCGGGACAGTGTTCGCGCTGATCGCCGAGGCCTCCATCACCGTCACCGGCCTGTTCCTCGCGCTCTTCGTACAGCGTGTGACCAATGTGGCGGTGGGCGGGGTGGCGCTGTACGCCTCCGCCCGGCGCGGCGGGCCCGTGCTGCCGGAGGCCGGCTTCCCCTGGCGCTCGCTGCCCGCCCTCGGCTCCGTGGGCCTCGCGGACGTCGCGGCCAACGGCACGTACTGCGTCGCCGCGCAGCACGGCCCGGTCACCGTGGCCGCCGTCCTCGCCTCGCTCTACCCGGTGGTGACCGCGCTCGCCGCCCGCGGCTTCCTCAGTGAACGGCTGCGGGCCGTCCAGGCGGCCGGGGCGGGCCTGGCGCTGGTCGGGACACTGCTGCTGGCGACGGGCTGAGCCGCGGGTCCGGCCCGCCGACGGCCCGGACCGGATCAGCCGCCCTCGGTCTCCAGCCCGGCCAGCCGGGAAACAGGCTCTCCGTCCCACTCGGCGACGCTCTCCCCGTCCAGCTCCGCAAGCGCCAGCAACTGCTCCGGAGTCATCCCCTGCGGTATCGGCACCGGAGCCGGGGTCCGCAGCGGCGGCTGCCAGCCCTCGGCGGTGGTCCAGCGGCGTACGACCTTGGCGGGCGCCCCCGCGACCACCGCGTGGTCGGGTACCTCGCCGCGCACCACGGCACCGGCCGCCACCACGACGTTCCGCCCGATCCGCGCCCCGGGCAGGATCACCGCGCCGGTGCCGACCCAGCAGCCGGAGCCGATCTCCACCGGCTCCATCCGGGGCCACTGCTTGCCGATGGGCTGGTGCGGGTCGTCGTAGGAGTGGTTGGTCGAGGTGACGTAGACATAGGGGCCGAAGTAGCAGTCGCTGCCGATGGTGACCGTGGTGTCGGCGATGACGTGACTGCCGCGGCCGAGCACCACCCCGTCCCCGATGCGCAGGATCGGCTCCGGGCCGAGGTCCAGGTCGGGCATCAGACCGGCGGTCAGCGTGACCTGCTCGCCCACGATGCAGTGCGCGCCGAGATGGATCCACGGTTCGCCGAAGACCGTGCCGAGCGGGAAGGCCAGCCTGGTACCTGTTCCCATCGCGCCGAAGCGGAGGCGTCCGGGGCGCTCCGCCGTGACGGAACCCGTGCGCTGCACCCAGGCCCAGCCCGCGTGGACGGCGCGCTGCGCGAGGCGGCGCCACCATGATGAGAACGTGTTCCTACGCGTGGGCACCCGCTCACCGTACTCAGCCCGGGCCACGCCCACGGCGCCGCACGTCTGTGATCTTCACCCCACCGGATGACGTACGGTGCCGTCGGACCCATGTGGCGAAAGGGAGAACGACGATGGCGGACAAGGCGCTGATCGTGGGCATCGGCGGCCGCGAGCCGCAGGTGGACGAGGGGGCGTT of the Streptomyces sp. NBC_01788 genome contains:
- a CDS encoding exonuclease SbcCD subunit D — its product is MRLLHTSDWHLGRAFHRVNMLDAQAEFIGHLVTTVRERDVDVVVVSGDVYDRAVPPLAAVELFDDALHRLAGLGVPTVMISGNHDSARRLGVGARLIDRAGIHLRTEPSACGTPVVLTDTHGEVALYGLPYLEPALVKDEFAVDGAGHEAVLGAAMDRVRADLATRARGTRSVVLAHAFVTGGEPSDSERDITVGGVAAVPAGVFVGVDYTALGHLHGCQTITERVRYSGSPLPYSFSEAAHRKSMWLVDLDADGFAGAERVDCPVPRALARIRGTLEDLLADPDLDRHREAWVEATLTDPVRPAEPMARLTERFPHTLSLVFEPERAPGEPDVSYARRLAGRGDQQIAEDFVAHVRGAAPDEHERAVLRETFDEVRADEAVREVAR
- a CDS encoding YigZ family protein, producing the protein MQDEYRTVARTGVHETEINRSRFLCALAPAATEREAQDFVAAVRKEHADATHNCWAYVIGADAGIQKASDDGEPGGTAGVPMLQMLLRRDMRYVVAVVTRYYGGVKLGAGGLIRAYGGAVGEALDTLGTRTRRRFRIATVTVDHQRAGKVQNDLRSTGREVRDVRYGEAVTLEIGLPDADVDAFRAWLADATAGTAGFELGGEAYGDA
- a CDS encoding SixA phosphatase family protein; this translates as MIARTGAGPLRRLVVLRHAKSAWPEGVADHDRPLAPRGRRDAPAAGRALAEADCLPDLALCSTALRARQTWDLASAQWGTPPPVRHDRRLYAADVPELLAAVREAPPEVETLLLIGHNPGLEDLVLELAGDGLDDTLERLRTKFPTSAIAVLSWYGPGWPSLAPGAALLTELTVPRGTKKRR
- a CDS encoding CoA-binding protein codes for the protein MYGDAATIRKILTEHGDTWAVVGLSSNRGRAAYGVAEVLRRFGKRVVPVHPKAETVHGEQGYASLADIPFDVDVVDVFVNSDLAGQVADEAVAKGAGAVWFQLGVIDEPACERTRAAGLDMVMDRCPAIEIPRLG
- a CDS encoding YbaK/EbsC family protein, coding for MRAPIGNFDQATPAPDCLDELTRPVADAVRHWHGCVPADQILYVETDPELADTAVFVEHYGQDLLETSANCVVVAGRRGGGTRLAACLVLSTTRVDVNGVVRRQLDARKASFAPMEVATGETGMEYGGITPIGLPDAWPLLVDSRVVDLPYVLVGSGRRRGKLLVPGKAFAELPGAVVLEGLGV
- a CDS encoding helix-turn-helix domain-containing protein, whose amino-acid sequence is MSDLELLTQSLARNVKRWRTERAFTLDTLAARAGVSRGMLIQIEQARTNPSLGTVVKIGDALGVSITTLLDYEQGPRVRVVPADQAVRLWHTDAGSFNRLLAGAEAPGPLEMWEWRLMPGEGSPSDPHPTGTVELVHVTAGELTLTVDAVDYRVPAGASASFEADTPHTYANAGAEPMDMLMAVSVPPVH
- a CDS encoding DMT family transporter, which encodes MTAFFALATSLLWGLADFGGGLLTRRMPALTVVVVSQSVAAAVLGVIVVATGGWSEAGPRLWFAFAAGLVGPVAMLSFYKALALGPMGVVSPLASLGVAVPISVGLVLGERPGLLQVAGIAVAVTGVMLAGGPRLGGAAVQRRAIGLTLVAALGFGTVFALIAEASITVTGLFLALFVQRVTNVAVGGVALYASARRGGPVLPEAGFPWRSLPALGSVGLADVAANGTYCVAAQHGPVTVAAVLASLYPVVTALAARGFLSERLRAVQAAGAGLALVGTLLLATG
- a CDS encoding acyltransferase encodes the protein MPTRRNTFSSWWRRLAQRAVHAGWAWVQRTGSVTAERPGRLRFGAMGTGTRLAFPLGTVFGEPWIHLGAHCIVGEQVTLTAGLMPDLDLGPEPILRIGDGVVLGRGSHVIADTTVTIGSDCYFGPYVYVTSTNHSYDDPHQPIGKQWPRMEPVEIGSGCWVGTGAVILPGARIGRNVVVAAGAVVRGEVPDHAVVAGAPAKVVRRWTTAEGWQPPLRTPAPVPIPQGMTPEQLLALAELDGESVAEWDGEPVSRLAGLETEGG